Proteins from a single region of Choloepus didactylus isolate mChoDid1 chromosome 10, mChoDid1.pri, whole genome shotgun sequence:
- the LOC119505699 gene encoding zinc finger protein OZF-like isoform X3, which translates to MNRFQASVSFKDVAVEFTQEEWQHLGPAQRTLYRDVMLENYSHLVSVGYCYTKPEVIFRLEQTEDPCSSENEFLNRSSPENCHHDNLLEKSQEIQAKHLWQVLFTQLLGSDTEGKIVSQKSYFRENQRSHIWVKDFECGKNFSPNSTHRTEESCDCNMCRETFSCRSTFSVHQRTHLIAKPYECSECGRSFCKKSQLILHQRIHTGEKPYECIKCGKAFSLTSGLRKHQRSHTGEKPYSCIECGKTFSRKSGLRVHQRTHTGEKPYECNECGKTFVQNSTLRTHQTIHKGEKPYECCECGKTFAQNSTLRTHQTIHSGLKPYECKDCGKAFNQKSSLAIHQRTHTGEKPYECNECGRAFTYKSILRGHQGTHKGEKPYKCDECGRAFSQKSGLRKHQGTHTEEEPYNVMNIGKVRSQTSETHT; encoded by the exons ATGAACAGATTTCAG GCCTCAGTGTCGTTCAAGGACGTGGCTGTGGAGTTCACCCAGGAGGAGTGGCAGCACCTGGGCCCTGCTCAGAGGACCCTGTAcagagatgtgatgctggagaactacAGCCACCTTGTCTCTGTAG GGTATTGTTACACAAAACCAGAAGTGATCTTCAGGTTGGAGCAAACAGAAGATCCATGCTCATCAGAGAATGAATTTCTAAACAGGAGCTCCCCAG aaaaCTGCCACCATGATAACCTCTTAGAGAAGAGCCAAGAAATCCAAGCCAAACATTTATGGCAAGTTTTATTCACTCAACTTCTGGGAAGTGATACAGAAGGGAAAATTGTCAGTCAGAAGTCATATTTCAGAGAAAACCAGAGAAGTCACATATGGGTGAAAGACTTTGAATGTGGAAAAAACTTCAGCCCTAATTCAACTCACAGAACTGAGGAATCCTGTGATTGTAACATGTGTAGGGAAACCTTCAGCTGTCGATCAACCTTCAGTGTACATCAGAGGACTCACTTAATAgcaaaaccctatgaatgtagtGAATGTGGAAGATCCTTCTGTAAGAAGTCACAACTGATTctacatcagagaattcatacaggggagaaaccttatgaatgtatcaagtgtgggaaagccttcagcctCACATCAGGCCTACGAAAACATCAGAGGAgtcacacaggggagaaaccttATTCATGTATTGAATGTGGGAAAACTTTTAGCCGAAAATcaggcctaagagtacatcagagaactcatacaggggagaaaccatatgaatgtaatgaatgtgggaaaactttTGTCCAGAATTCAACTCTTAGAACACATCAAACAATTCACAAAGGGGAAAAACCTTATGAATGCTGTGAATGTGGTAAAACCTTTGCACAGAATTCAACCCTCAGAACACATCAGACAATTCACAGTGGTctgaaaccctatgaatgtaaggactgtgggaaagctttcaaccAGAAGTCAAGCCTGGCAATACATCAAAGAACTCACACAGGGGAAaagccctatgaat gtaatgaatgcgGGAGAGCTTTCACCTACAAATCAATTCTCAGAGGACATCAAGGAACTCATAAAggggagaaaccctataaatgtgaTGAATGTGGGAGAGCTTTCAGTCAGAAGTCAGGCCTAAGGAAACATCAGGGAACCCACACAGAGGAGGAACCCTATAATGTAATGAATATTGGAAAAGTTAGAAGTCAAACCTCAGAGACACACACATAG
- the LOC119505699 gene encoding zinc finger protein OZF-like isoform X1, whose translation MNRFQASVSFKDVAVEFTQEEWQHLGPAQRTLYRDVMLENYSHLVSVGYCYTKPEVIFRLEQTEDPCSSENEFLNRSSPENCHHDNLLEKSQEIQAKHLWQVLFTQLLGSDTEGKIVSQKSYFRENQRSHIWVKDFECGKNFSPNSTHRTEESCDCNMCRETFSCRSTFSVHQRTHLIAKPYECSECGRSFCKKSQLILHQRIHTGEKPYECIKCGKAFSLTSGLRKHQRSHTGEKPYSCIECGKTFSRKSGLRVHQRTHTGEKPYECNECGKTFVQNSTLRTHQTIHKGEKPYECCECGKTFAQNSTLRTHQTIHSGLKPYECKDCGKAFNQKSSLAIHQRTHTGEKPYECNECGKSFSQKSSLGKHQRTHTGEKPYECNDCGKAFTAKSGLLVHQRTHTGEKPYDCSECGKAFSEKSGLRLHQRTHTGEKPYECNECGRAFTYKSILRGHQGTHKGEKPYKCDECGRAFSQKSGLRKHQGTHTEEEPYNVMNIGKVRSQTSETHT comes from the exons ATGAACAGATTTCAG GCCTCAGTGTCGTTCAAGGACGTGGCTGTGGAGTTCACCCAGGAGGAGTGGCAGCACCTGGGCCCTGCTCAGAGGACCCTGTAcagagatgtgatgctggagaactacAGCCACCTTGTCTCTGTAG GGTATTGTTACACAAAACCAGAAGTGATCTTCAGGTTGGAGCAAACAGAAGATCCATGCTCATCAGAGAATGAATTTCTAAACAGGAGCTCCCCAG aaaaCTGCCACCATGATAACCTCTTAGAGAAGAGCCAAGAAATCCAAGCCAAACATTTATGGCAAGTTTTATTCACTCAACTTCTGGGAAGTGATACAGAAGGGAAAATTGTCAGTCAGAAGTCATATTTCAGAGAAAACCAGAGAAGTCACATATGGGTGAAAGACTTTGAATGTGGAAAAAACTTCAGCCCTAATTCAACTCACAGAACTGAGGAATCCTGTGATTGTAACATGTGTAGGGAAACCTTCAGCTGTCGATCAACCTTCAGTGTACATCAGAGGACTCACTTAATAgcaaaaccctatgaatgtagtGAATGTGGAAGATCCTTCTGTAAGAAGTCACAACTGATTctacatcagagaattcatacaggggagaaaccttatgaatgtatcaagtgtgggaaagccttcagcctCACATCAGGCCTACGAAAACATCAGAGGAgtcacacaggggagaaaccttATTCATGTATTGAATGTGGGAAAACTTTTAGCCGAAAATcaggcctaagagtacatcagagaactcatacaggggagaaaccatatgaatgtaatgaatgtgggaaaactttTGTCCAGAATTCAACTCTTAGAACACATCAAACAATTCACAAAGGGGAAAAACCTTATGAATGCTGTGAATGTGGTAAAACCTTTGCACAGAATTCAACCCTCAGAACACATCAGACAATTCACAGTGGTctgaaaccctatgaatgtaaggactgtgggaaagctttcaaccAGAAGTCAAGCCTGGCAATACATCAAAGAACTCACACAGGGGAAaagccctatgaatgtaatgaatgtggaaaatctTTCAGTCAGAAGTCAAGCCTAGGGAAACaccagagaactcacacaggggagaagCCTTATGAATGTAATGACTGTGGGAAGGCTTTCACTGCAAAGTCAGGCCTACTTGTACATCAGAGAAcccacacaggggagaaaccttATGACTGTAGTGAATGTGGAAAGGCTTTCAGTGAAAAATCTGGCCTAAGAttacatcagagaactcacacaggggagaaaccctatgaatgtaatgaatgcgGGAGAGCTTTCACCTACAAATCAATTCTCAGAGGACATCAAGGAACTCATAAAggggagaaaccctataaatgtgaTGAATGTGGGAGAGCTTTCAGTCAGAAGTCAGGCCTAAGGAAACATCAGGGAACCCACACAGAGGAGGAACCCTATAATGTAATGAATATTGGAAAAGTTAGAAGTCAAACCTCAGAGACACACACATAG
- the LOC119505699 gene encoding zinc finger protein OZF-like isoform X2, with amino-acid sequence MLENYSHLVSVGYCYTKPEVIFRLEQTEDPCSSENEFLNRSSPENCHHDNLLEKSQEIQAKHLWQVLFTQLLGSDTEGKIVSQKSYFRENQRSHIWVKDFECGKNFSPNSTHRTEESCDCNMCRETFSCRSTFSVHQRTHLIAKPYECSECGRSFCKKSQLILHQRIHTGEKPYECIKCGKAFSLTSGLRKHQRSHTGEKPYSCIECGKTFSRKSGLRVHQRTHTGEKPYECNECGKTFVQNSTLRTHQTIHKGEKPYECCECGKTFAQNSTLRTHQTIHSGLKPYECKDCGKAFNQKSSLAIHQRTHTGEKPYECNECGKSFSQKSSLGKHQRTHTGEKPYECNDCGKAFTAKSGLLVHQRTHTGEKPYDCSECGKAFSEKSGLRLHQRTHTGEKPYECNECGRAFTYKSILRGHQGTHKGEKPYKCDECGRAFSQKSGLRKHQGTHTEEEPYNVMNIGKVRSQTSETHT; translated from the exons atgctggagaactacAGCCACCTTGTCTCTGTAG GGTATTGTTACACAAAACCAGAAGTGATCTTCAGGTTGGAGCAAACAGAAGATCCATGCTCATCAGAGAATGAATTTCTAAACAGGAGCTCCCCAG aaaaCTGCCACCATGATAACCTCTTAGAGAAGAGCCAAGAAATCCAAGCCAAACATTTATGGCAAGTTTTATTCACTCAACTTCTGGGAAGTGATACAGAAGGGAAAATTGTCAGTCAGAAGTCATATTTCAGAGAAAACCAGAGAAGTCACATATGGGTGAAAGACTTTGAATGTGGAAAAAACTTCAGCCCTAATTCAACTCACAGAACTGAGGAATCCTGTGATTGTAACATGTGTAGGGAAACCTTCAGCTGTCGATCAACCTTCAGTGTACATCAGAGGACTCACTTAATAgcaaaaccctatgaatgtagtGAATGTGGAAGATCCTTCTGTAAGAAGTCACAACTGATTctacatcagagaattcatacaggggagaaaccttatgaatgtatcaagtgtgggaaagccttcagcctCACATCAGGCCTACGAAAACATCAGAGGAgtcacacaggggagaaaccttATTCATGTATTGAATGTGGGAAAACTTTTAGCCGAAAATcaggcctaagagtacatcagagaactcatacaggggagaaaccatatgaatgtaatgaatgtgggaaaactttTGTCCAGAATTCAACTCTTAGAACACATCAAACAATTCACAAAGGGGAAAAACCTTATGAATGCTGTGAATGTGGTAAAACCTTTGCACAGAATTCAACCCTCAGAACACATCAGACAATTCACAGTGGTctgaaaccctatgaatgtaaggactgtgggaaagctttcaaccAGAAGTCAAGCCTGGCAATACATCAAAGAACTCACACAGGGGAAaagccctatgaatgtaatgaatgtggaaaatctTTCAGTCAGAAGTCAAGCCTAGGGAAACaccagagaactcacacaggggagaagCCTTATGAATGTAATGACTGTGGGAAGGCTTTCACTGCAAAGTCAGGCCTACTTGTACATCAGAGAAcccacacaggggagaaaccttATGACTGTAGTGAATGTGGAAAGGCTTTCAGTGAAAAATCTGGCCTAAGAttacatcagagaactcacacaggggagaaaccctatgaatgtaatgaatgcgGGAGAGCTTTCACCTACAAATCAATTCTCAGAGGACATCAAGGAACTCATAAAggggagaaaccctataaatgtgaTGAATGTGGGAGAGCTTTCAGTCAGAAGTCAGGCCTAAGGAAACATCAGGGAACCCACACAGAGGAGGAACCCTATAATGTAATGAATATTGGAAAAGTTAGAAGTCAAACCTCAGAGACACACACATAG